In Salvia miltiorrhiza cultivar Shanhuang (shh) unplaced genomic scaffold, IMPLAD_Smil_shh fragScaff_scaffold_79, whole genome shotgun sequence, the sequence CTTCTCAACGGTCGAATTTGgccaattttaatatattttttttctttttcacctatatataATCACATATCCCCTTCCTCCTCAATCACAAACACTATATCAAACtactcattttctcttcaattcttAAAGAAAATGtcttcatccaccaattcttcttcctcaaattcttcatccgacgaagaagttcatgttgatcccgcacaacttcctcctcttcccgatcctactcaagcccccgatttattttttatgagatgtgttGTGAATTTTATGACAGTGGCAAGTTCATATCGTTTCGATCCACCTCCACCACGCCCGAGGAAGAAGCGGATAGTGGTTCGTCGTGACCGTGAAAGTGAAGCCGAGCGCCTCCATCGCGATTATTTTTCTGTCGATCCTGTTTATGGGCCACAATTCTTTCGCCGTCGATTTCGCATGAGCCGGGAGTTGTTTCTACGCATTGTCAATGCGCTAGAAGTCGATCCTCACTTCCAACAACGTCCGGATGCTATTGGCCACTTAAGCTTCTCCCCGATCCAGAAGTGCACTGCCGCAGTTCGACAATTGGCATACGGAACTGCTGCTGATTGTTGTGACGAATATCTCTGTATAGGAGAGACGACGGCGTTGGAATGCTTGAAGAAATTCTGCAAGGCCGTTGTTCGTATCTTTGGCGGCACGTATTTGAGGCGGCCAACAGCTGCCGATGTGCAACGCATCACTACAATGCACGAAGCCTGCCATGGGTTCCCGAGAATGTTGGGGAGcctagactgcatgcattggggaTGGAAGAATTGCCCCGTGGCTTGGCACGGCGCCTACACTCGAGGGGATCAAGGCGAGCCAACAATTATATTAGAGGCCGTTGCTTCACAAGATTTGTGGATCTGGCATGCATTATTTGGAGTCGCTGGGtccaacaacgacatcaacgtgctcCATCAGTCCACGCTATTCAACGATGTTTTAGCGGGGCATGAAGCGGCTGTGCACTTCCTCGCCAACAATTCTCACCACACTCGAGGATACTACTTAACAGACGGCATCTATCCGGACTGGCCGGTGTTCGTGAAGAGCTTCCAGTTTCCGAACGATGAGAAGAAGCGGAGGTTCAAGGTGATGCAAGAAGCTGCAAGGAAGGATGTGGAACGAGCTTTCGGTGTTCTTCAGGCTCGGTGGGGTATAATCAGAGGACCGCCGCGTTTGTGGAAGGCggagcaaatgagttcgatcatgtttgcatgcatcatattgcacaacatgatcattgaAGATGAAGGTGGAAATGCAAGTAATTTTGACGGTGACGGCGGCGAGGGACCAAGTTCTCCTCCTCAAACACAATTCAATTCCGGAGCACCACCGGAGTTCGACGCCTATTTGGCACGGAATGCAAGCTTGAAGGATGCACGACTGCATGCTCGCCTCCGCGATGATTTGGTTGAGCATCTATGGGCACGCTTTGGTCCGGTTGACCCGTAGTTCGACGACTTtaaatttttcgaaaattggatattttaaatatttgttgttttttatttatttggcaATGGGGCGGGGCTCGTCAAGGTAGGGATCCAGCTCCAGCCTCTCGGTTGGGAAATTCTTTATTTTCTGTTTACAGGTTCGAATTAACGAAAACCGGTtcaattttaattgaaaaacaTCTTCAATCAAAGAAGCAAATTCCTTCCATTGCCGAATTTCCCTATGAGACAGCTTTCATCTTTGGCTTCTAGGGTTGCACCTCAAATTCAAAATCTCGCAGCAAAAATTCAGTTCCCGCAAAAACCCAGAAATCCGTCGCCCACAAAACTGAAATCCACCCAAAATCGCGTAGTTTCTGCAGCGGAATTCAGCGCTTCGGGCTCTGCTTCATTTTCAGCTCCcaaatctcacatttctgatcGTGACCAAAGATTAAACTCTAGGGTTGTTGATCACGGCTACTTGGCTGAAATTCTGTCCAGAAAAGACTGGTTTTTGCTGCTAAATCATGAGTTTGATGCTACCAGGGGTAATTTGAGTGCACCGATAGTGGTTAGTGTGTTGCAGAATCAAGAAAATGTTGTATGCGCGTTGCGATTTTACGTTTGGGTTACTAATTTTAGTGCTTCTCTTGCTAAGAATCAAATGATTCGGTGTGCTTTAGGCAATGCCCTTTATAGGAAAGGTCCGGTCTTGCTATCTGCTGATTTGATACATGACATTCGAAACTCGGGTTGTCGAGTGAGTGAGGAGTTGCTTTGCGTGTTAATTGGTAGTTGGGGAAGATTGGGGTTGGCAAAGTACTGCTCTGAGGTTTTTGAGCAGGTTTCTTATCTGGGGATTAGTCCCAACACGAGGTTGTATAATGCTGTCATAGATGGCCTGGTGAAGTCCAATTCGCTCGATTTGGCTTACCTTAAGTTTCAGCAAATGGAGGTGGATAGCTGTGTCCCGGATAGATATACGTATAACATCCTCATTCATGGGGTTTGTAAGGCGGGTGTGATGGGGGAGGCCCTTCGGCTGGTGAAACAGATGGAGATTTTGGGATATTCGCCTAATGTGTTCACGTACACCATCTTGATGGATGGATATATCAAGGCTAGAAGTATAGATGAGGCGTTTAGGCTTCTTGAGACGATGAAGGCTAGGAAAGTTAGCCCAAATGAAGCAACATATCGATCACTGATCAATGGTGTTTTTACATCTGTCTCCCCGGTTGAAGCTTTTAGGTTGTTGTCAAGATGGGTGGATAGTGAGCTCGATctgcctaaagtggtttttgaTAGTGTAATATATCACCTTTGTGATAATTCTTTAGCAAAGCAGGCAGCTGAGTTTTTTAGGAAAGCTGATGCACGGGGTTATGTTCCCGACAGTTCAACAGCTAACATAGCAATGATTTGTTTAATCAAAGGATTGGATATTGAGGAAACGTGCCAGATATTCGAGCATTTCATCAAGAGAAGAGTGGAGGTTGATTTATGCACTTGTTTAACACTTGTGGAAGCATTGTACAAATCAATAAAAGAAAACAAGGGCAATGAATATATAAGATGGATATTCGAGGAAGGACTTGTCAGCAGCGTGTTCTCATATAATATGGTAATTGACTGCTTTTGCAAAGCTGAAATGATGAATAGAGCAACAGAAACTTTAGGGATGATGAGGAAAGAAGGTGTCTTCCCTAATGTTGTTACTTTTAACACCCTTATTGCAGGGCATTGCAAGTCGAGGGATGTACTCAAGGCGCGAGAAATGCTGATGATGCTTTTTGATC encodes:
- the LOC131003136 gene encoding putative pentatricopeptide repeat-containing protein At3g16890, mitochondrial, encoding MRQLSSLASRVAPQIQNLAAKIQFPQKPRNPSPTKLKSTQNRVVSAAEFSASGSASFSAPKSHISDRDQRLNSRVVDHGYLAEILSRKDWFLLLNHEFDATRGNLSAPIVVSVLQNQENVVCALRFYVWVTNFSASLAKNQMIRCALGNALYRKGPVLLSADLIHDIRNSGCRVSEELLCVLIGSWGRLGLAKYCSEVFEQVSYLGISPNTRLYNAVIDGLVKSNSLDLAYLKFQQMEVDSCVPDRYTYNILIHGVCKAGVMGEALRLVKQMEILGYSPNVFTYTILMDGYIKARSIDEAFRLLETMKARKVSPNEATYRSLINGVFTSVSPVEAFRLLSRWVDSELDLPKVVFDSVIYHLCDNSLAKQAAEFFRKADARGYVPDSSTANIAMICLIKGLDIEETCQIFEHFIKRRVEVDLCTCLTLVEALYKSIKENKGNEYIRWIFEEGLVSSVFSYNMVIDCFCKAEMMNRATETLGMMRKEGVFPNVVTFNTLIAGHCKSRDVLKAREMLMMLFDHGFKPDVFTFSSIIDGLCQVNRTVDAFDCFLEMLEWGVAPNAVTYNSLIRSLCLSGNVSKAMRLLRKMQSDGIHPDIYTFNALIQKYCRDREIDKAQRLLKSMLTLGLRPDNFTYVAFINALCECARFHEAKVLLTSMEMNGCMPDAYTCNSFIDAFVKSGRSEEAIDIWLNYKEKGLTLKPVPSVSDALVG
- the LOC131003170 gene encoding uncharacterized protein LOC131003170 encodes the protein MTVASSYRFDPPPPRPRKKRIVVRRDRESEAERLHRDYFSVDPVYGPQFFRRRFRMSRELFLRIVNALEVDPHFQQRPDAIGHLSFSPIQKCTAAVRQLAYGTAADCCDEYLCIGETTALECLKKFCKAVVRIFGGTYLRRPTAADVQRITTMHEACHGFPRMLGSLDCMHWGWKNCPVAWHGAYTRGDQGEPTIILEAVASQDLWIWHALFGVAGSNNDINVLHQSTLFNDVLAGHEAAVHFLANNSHHTRGYYLTDGIYPDWPVFVKSFQFPNDEKKRRFKVMQEAARKDVERAFGVLQARWDEGGNASNFDGDGGEGPSSPPQTQFNSGAPPEFDAYLARNASLKDARLHARLRDDLVEHLWARFGPVDP